A genomic region of Neochlamydia sp. AcF84 contains the following coding sequences:
- a CDS encoding DNA starvation/stationary phase protection protein, translated as MKNTYNPAPSTLAVSTHLQTEASHKISQVLNPLIADAFALYVKTKSYHWHMFGPHFRDYHLLMDEQAEQIFTMIDVLAERVRKLGALTIHSIKQISQLQNVQDDDEPSVEAIQMLKRLEEENRNLAARMLAAHKVCQEYQDVATTSILEVYIDEAERRAWFLFETQQS; from the coding sequence ATGAAAAATACATACAACCCTGCCCCCTCCACCCTGGCAGTATCCACTCATCTCCAAACAGAAGCAAGTCATAAAATTTCTCAAGTTCTCAATCCCTTAATTGCGGATGCTTTTGCTCTATATGTAAAAACAAAAAGCTATCATTGGCATATGTTTGGCCCTCACTTTCGCGATTATCATCTCTTGATGGATGAGCAAGCCGAGCAGATCTTTACGATGATCGATGTGCTTGCAGAAAGGGTGCGTAAGCTTGGAGCTCTTACCATTCATTCTATCAAACAGATTAGTCAATTGCAAAATGTGCAAGATGATGACGAGCCATCCGTTGAAGCTATCCAGATGCTTAAGCGTTTAGAAGAGGAAAATAGAAACTTGGCTGCTCGCATGCTTGCTGCCCATAAAGTTTGTCAAGAGTACCAAGATGTGGCTACGACCAGCATTCTTGAAGTTTATATCGACGAGGCCGAGCGGCGAGCCTGGTTTCTTTTCGAAACGCAACAGAGCTAA
- the pgm gene encoding phosphoglucomutase (alpha-D-glucose-1,6-bisphosphate-dependent) — protein MRVSPLAGKISPSDKLVNIPQLITAYYAEKPDPLDTAQQVAFGTSGHRGSALQKSFNEHHILAISQAICQYRKQQGIDGPLFLGMDTHALSKPALMSALEVLAANGIEILLAEGEEYTPTPVISHAIVSYNRHRTKNLADGIVITPSHNPPSQGGIKYNPPSGGPADLHITQWIETKANELMRNELRGLKRISYEKALSLSTTKRYNYLEAYVGDLKNVINMEIIQKSQIKLGVDPLGGAGIHYWEPIAERYKLNLTLVNKTIDPTFQFMTLDWDGQIRMDPSSAYAMQGLINLKNRFDVAFACDTDHDRHGIVTKSSGLLPPNHYLAAAIFYLFQHRPLWNPGAAIGKTLVSSQMIDRVATQLNRKIYEVPVGFKWFVDGLLNESLSFCGEESAGASFARLEGKTWTTDKDGIILSLLAAEMTAKQGKDPGEIYQDLTREFGNPAYDRVEASASLKQRQILKNFSALQIEAKEIAGEAIQGIFTHAAGNSAAIGGVKVVTENGWFAARPSGTEDIYKIYGESFRGQEHLEQILDEAQSIVGKAFEEAYLLKTP, from the coding sequence ATGAGAGTCAGCCCACTAGCCGGAAAAATCAGTCCTTCTGATAAGCTTGTAAATATACCCCAACTTATCACAGCTTATTACGCTGAAAAGCCCGATCCCCTAGACACCGCTCAACAGGTAGCTTTTGGAACATCGGGCCACCGTGGGTCTGCATTACAAAAAAGCTTCAATGAACATCATATCCTGGCTATTAGCCAAGCGATTTGCCAGTATCGCAAGCAGCAAGGGATTGATGGTCCTTTATTTCTGGGTATGGATACGCATGCGCTTTCTAAGCCAGCTTTAATGAGTGCTCTAGAGGTATTAGCAGCCAATGGAATAGAAATTTTGCTAGCTGAAGGAGAAGAGTATACACCTACGCCCGTTATCTCCCATGCTATAGTGTCTTATAACCGCCATCGCACCAAAAATTTAGCCGATGGTATCGTCATTACCCCTTCCCATAACCCCCCCAGTCAAGGTGGCATCAAATATAATCCGCCTAGCGGAGGACCTGCTGACCTTCATATTACCCAATGGATTGAAACAAAAGCCAACGAGCTAATGCGCAATGAGCTAAGAGGCCTTAAGAGAATTTCTTATGAAAAAGCTTTAAGCTTGTCTACCACTAAACGCTATAACTATCTTGAAGCCTATGTTGGCGATCTTAAAAATGTAATCAATATGGAGATTATTCAAAAATCCCAGATAAAATTGGGAGTAGATCCACTAGGTGGAGCGGGAATTCATTATTGGGAGCCTATAGCAGAACGTTACAAGCTAAACCTTACCCTAGTTAACAAGACGATTGATCCAACCTTCCAATTTATGACTCTAGACTGGGACGGTCAAATTCGTATGGATCCCTCTTCAGCCTATGCTATGCAAGGGCTAATCAATTTAAAAAACCGCTTCGATGTCGCTTTTGCCTGCGATACAGATCACGATAGACATGGCATTGTCACTAAAAGTTCAGGCTTACTTCCCCCTAATCATTATCTCGCTGCCGCCATCTTTTATCTTTTTCAACATCGGCCTTTATGGAATCCCGGGGCAGCAATAGGCAAAACGCTCGTCAGCAGCCAAATGATTGATCGTGTGGCCACTCAATTAAATCGAAAAATTTATGAGGTACCAGTAGGGTTTAAATGGTTTGTCGATGGGCTTCTTAATGAATCTTTAAGTTTTTGTGGCGAAGAAAGTGCTGGCGCCTCTTTTGCTCGTTTAGAGGGTAAAACCTGGACGACGGACAAAGATGGGATTATCCTATCCTTATTAGCTGCTGAAATGACGGCCAAGCAAGGTAAAGACCCAGGTGAAATTTATCAGGATTTAACCCGCGAATTTGGAAATCCTGCTTATGATAGAGTAGAAGCATCCGCCAGTCTTAAGCAAAGACAGATATTAAAAAACTTTTCTGCCTTGCAGATAGAAGCAAAGGAAATAGCAGGCGAAGCTATCCAGGGTATCTTTACTCATGCAGCAGGAAACAGTGCTGCCATAGGAGGGGTAAAGGTCGTTACCGAAAATGGATGGTTTGCTGCTCGCCCTTCAGGGACAGAAGACATTTACAAGATTTATGGAGAAAGCTTTCGAGGTCAAGAGCATCTAGAGCAAATATTAGATGAAGCCCAATCGATTGTGGGAAAAGCATTTGAAGAGGCTTATTTGCTCAAAACTCCCTAA
- a CDS encoding DCC1-like thiol-disulfide oxidoreductase family protein, producing MDKHLIFYDGTCALCSHVVYFLIKHDTKQLFLFAPLQGLTAGKLLGTLPRKVHTANSLILLKNYASSQKEVYLWGQAALQVL from the coding sequence ATGGACAAACATTTAATTTTTTATGATGGCACCTGTGCCCTCTGCAGCCATGTTGTATATTTTCTTATAAAACATGATACCAAGCAACTATTTCTCTTTGCACCTTTACAAGGCTTAACGGCAGGAAAACTACTAGGAACTCTGCCTAGAAAGGTTCATACAGCCAATTCTTTAATTCTTCTTAAAAATTATGCTTCCTCCCAAAAAGAAGTTTATTTATGGGGGCAAGCTGCCTTGCAAGTTTTATAG
- a CDS encoding autotransporter outer membrane beta-barrel domain-containing protein, whose amino-acid sequence MKNNLKALLTICLSSCTLICPLGNLMSASFSASTYNERHIAQQWSSTNIGSADEALVINNLSNLSSKEQREALNDLSGEQYANLMQPNQTASQTFIRRMYQPIINDSLGLQCGENCDEYRLWGAVGGGQSRLRNSHGAKGYRMDDFNITFGAQKPLNFNFLNSWLTVGIAGSYEKDHIHFKQNGHGKGNNWQGAIYYMWNNPHFYSFSGTILGADCVRVKRSIDVGNLTRKARGKARVSEWTSFTELGLNLGYENFYVQPFARLEHASYRRHALSEHGAQSLNLHVRGKNISASVGYLGTHLSTNLPWWELHLNADAAWKYRFNLLQERFQAHFKNLGSQFRIKGVHQKTSGFEGSVNIAKTFYNCWQGYVEFSGEVWDRFSAWNLAGGVTVTW is encoded by the coding sequence ATGAAAAATAATTTAAAAGCCCTTTTAACAATTTGCTTGAGTAGTTGTACTTTAATTTGCCCTTTGGGCAATTTGATGAGTGCCTCATTTTCTGCCTCTACCTATAATGAGAGACACATCGCTCAGCAATGGAGCTCTACTAATATAGGATCTGCCGATGAAGCGCTGGTAATTAATAACCTCTCTAATCTTTCTTCTAAGGAGCAAAGAGAAGCTCTCAATGATTTGTCTGGCGAGCAATATGCTAATTTAATGCAGCCTAATCAAACAGCTTCCCAAACATTTATTCGTAGGATGTACCAACCTATCATCAATGATAGCTTAGGCTTACAATGTGGAGAAAACTGTGATGAATATAGATTGTGGGGAGCTGTAGGCGGAGGCCAGAGCCGTCTACGTAACTCTCATGGAGCTAAAGGTTATAGAATGGATGATTTCAATATTACCTTTGGTGCCCAAAAGCCATTAAATTTTAATTTCTTAAACTCGTGGCTAACGGTTGGTATTGCCGGTTCTTATGAAAAAGACCATATTCATTTTAAGCAAAACGGGCATGGCAAGGGTAATAATTGGCAAGGAGCTATTTACTACATGTGGAATAATCCCCACTTCTATTCTTTTTCTGGAACAATTCTTGGTGCCGACTGCGTAAGAGTCAAACGTTCTATTGATGTGGGTAACCTTACGAGAAAAGCTAGAGGAAAAGCTAGAGTCAGCGAATGGACATCTTTTACAGAACTTGGCCTAAATTTAGGTTACGAGAACTTCTATGTTCAGCCTTTTGCACGACTAGAACATGCTTCTTACCGTCGCCATGCTCTTAGCGAACATGGAGCTCAATCACTCAACTTACATGTGCGTGGCAAAAACATCAGTGCTTCTGTGGGTTATTTAGGAACACACTTAAGCACTAATCTTCCTTGGTGGGAGCTTCATTTAAATGCCGATGCTGCCTGGAAATATCGCTTTAACTTGTTACAAGAACGTTTCCAAGCCCACTTTAAAAACTTAGGCTCGCAATTTAGAATTAAAGGCGTTCACCAAAAAACTAGCGGTTTTGAAGGTTCCGTTAATATTGCTAAAACCTTTTATAACTGCTGGCAAGGATATGTTGAGTTTTCTGGCGAAGTGTGGGATCGTTTTTCTGCCTGGAACCTTGCTGGAGGCGTAACAGTTACCTGGTAA
- the dnaG gene encoding DNA primase — protein MLTLVLHILSMPLFTKESLENLRQRIDLVDVLNAHLDLKRAGAAYKGLCPFHDEKNPSFMIQRGDTHYHCFGCGAHGDAIQFLMAHLKMSFSEAVESLAERFHVPLEVMEEADSNKGPSKTLLKEALEQACRFYHFYLLHTQEGHEVLHYLYKRGLDLDFIRHFQIGLAPKVPGHFRQVMHAKYIKDEILRTVGLIAEGKEGRWRDFFSDRITFPIRDAAGAVIGFSARKYKEQTFGGKYINTPETTLFKKSRVLFGLNYCRRRLAKEGRVIIVEGQIDALRLIQEGFNFTVAGQGTAFGEGHAKELLMLGINLVYLALDGDSAGQEASVKIGDLFQREGVEVRMAQMPKGLDPDVFLREKGPEAFLKLLETSSDYLDFLVKHYSQQYDLRSPAAKHQCIERIAKQIRQWDQPVLVQESLRKLAHLMQVPENTLLLEQIHTPNLYIKKAANIGLQTIDPDRILEMDLLRWLLMMPEERARLLKLAQENLKPSDFRVPICQKMYLALLDACQKNEFIDVISLILKIDDLESQLIISDLLEKKINKEKAEANFVETLQKILTRNWMGTCELVKMKIQSGQCTDDEVLELVKEYNTLRKSLPKVNVSL, from the coding sequence GTGCTAACCCTTGTTCTTCATATATTATCCATGCCACTCTTCACTAAAGAAAGCCTTGAAAATCTCCGTCAAAGAATAGACCTTGTCGATGTTTTGAATGCCCATCTCGATCTTAAGCGGGCTGGGGCCGCCTATAAAGGGCTATGCCCCTTCCACGATGAAAAAAACCCCTCCTTTATGATTCAGCGGGGAGACACCCATTATCATTGCTTTGGCTGTGGAGCGCATGGCGACGCCATACAGTTTTTGATGGCGCATCTTAAAATGAGTTTTTCTGAGGCCGTTGAAAGTTTAGCTGAGCGTTTTCATGTGCCTTTAGAAGTTATGGAAGAGGCCGACTCTAATAAAGGCCCTAGTAAGACTCTCTTAAAAGAAGCTCTTGAGCAGGCTTGCCGTTTTTACCATTTCTATCTTCTTCATACTCAGGAAGGGCATGAAGTGTTACATTACTTATATAAAAGGGGACTGGATCTTGATTTTATTAGACATTTTCAGATTGGGTTAGCTCCTAAAGTTCCGGGCCATTTTCGCCAAGTTATGCATGCAAAGTATATCAAAGATGAAATTTTACGCACGGTTGGACTGATAGCAGAAGGTAAGGAGGGCCGCTGGCGTGATTTTTTTTCGGATAGAATTACTTTTCCTATTCGCGATGCGGCAGGAGCAGTGATTGGATTTTCTGCTCGAAAGTATAAAGAGCAAACTTTTGGGGGTAAATATATTAATACCCCTGAAACTACTCTTTTTAAAAAATCTCGCGTTCTTTTTGGATTAAATTATTGCCGTAGACGCCTTGCTAAAGAAGGGCGAGTAATTATTGTAGAAGGCCAAATTGATGCATTGCGCCTTATCCAAGAAGGCTTTAACTTTACAGTTGCAGGACAAGGTACTGCTTTTGGAGAGGGACATGCCAAAGAACTATTGATGCTAGGCATAAATTTAGTTTATTTAGCATTGGATGGAGATAGTGCAGGACAAGAGGCGAGTGTAAAAATCGGAGATCTTTTCCAGCGCGAAGGGGTAGAAGTCCGAATGGCTCAGATGCCTAAAGGATTAGATCCCGATGTTTTTCTACGAGAAAAAGGACCTGAAGCTTTTTTGAAGCTACTGGAAACAAGTTCTGATTATTTAGATTTTCTTGTTAAGCATTACTCCCAGCAGTATGATTTGCGTTCACCTGCTGCTAAGCATCAGTGCATCGAGAGAATTGCTAAGCAAATCCGCCAATGGGATCAACCTGTATTAGTGCAAGAAAGCTTACGTAAGTTAGCTCATTTGATGCAAGTTCCTGAAAATACACTCTTACTTGAACAAATTCATACGCCTAATTTGTATATTAAAAAAGCAGCAAATATTGGATTACAGACTATTGATCCGGATCGTATTCTAGAAATGGACTTGCTGCGTTGGCTGCTTATGATGCCAGAGGAGCGTGCTCGTCTTTTAAAACTTGCCCAAGAAAATCTAAAGCCCTCAGATTTTCGCGTGCCTATCTGTCAAAAAATGTATTTAGCCTTGTTGGATGCATGCCAAAAGAATGAATTTATTGATGTCATTTCTCTTATTTTAAAAATAGATGATTTAGAAAGCCAATTGATCATTTCTGATCTACTTGAAAAGAAAATTAATAAGGAGAAAGCTGAAGCTAATTTTGTGGAAACTCTGCAAAAGATTCTAACGCGAAATTGGATGGGTACTTGCGAGCTTGTTAAAATGAAAATTCAGAGTGGTCAATGTACGGATGATGAAGTTTTGGAATTAGTCAAAGAATATAATACGCTTAGGAAAAGCCTTCCTAAAGTTAATGTTTCTCTATAA
- a CDS encoding bifunctional ADP-heptose synthase, giving the protein MVRLTGPFSRLGVCKVLVAGDLMLDTYTIGKALRISPEAPVAIIHVQHEENRPGGAGNVMLNLISLGAEVVAIGRVGNDVYGQALKELLSHEKIDVKGIITQSSYFTPVKNRIIAENQQVVRVDHEKFMNLEEQLEQQIIDHLPVLFQGVQVVALSDYGKGFLTNTLLTAIIEYAKQLSIPVITDPKGRDFAKYIGTTIIKPNLTEAYAAANLSLATPLETVAEKLLHQIEAEVLLITRSEAGISIFERKGERQDFPVRVHEVKDVTGAGDTVLAMLAYAIANKLTLAEAAQLANVAAGIAIEHLGCARVTLKQLASRLLKYDGENKVFDEEHIFALQQALKGQKITIINVSGAEGLTPTIFQAIRKIAHQDHLKLLVYIRDEKPSEDFINILASLQEVEFIILATSSLNNFCQLLKPQELHLIENVYVG; this is encoded by the coding sequence ATGGTAAGGTTGACAGGTCCTTTTAGCAGGCTAGGGGTGTGTAAAGTCCTGGTAGCTGGTGATCTCATGTTAGATACTTATACGATAGGAAAGGCCCTGCGTATTTCTCCTGAAGCTCCTGTAGCTATTATCCATGTACAGCACGAGGAAAACCGTCCAGGGGGAGCAGGAAATGTCATGCTCAACCTGATATCTTTAGGGGCGGAGGTAGTAGCTATTGGCCGGGTCGGTAATGATGTTTATGGGCAAGCTTTAAAAGAGCTACTCTCCCACGAGAAAATCGATGTCAAAGGGATTATTACGCAATCGAGCTACTTTACCCCTGTTAAAAATCGTATCATTGCTGAAAATCAGCAAGTGGTGCGCGTAGACCATGAAAAATTCATGAATTTGGAAGAGCAGCTTGAGCAACAAATCATTGATCATCTGCCAGTTCTTTTTCAAGGGGTTCAGGTGGTGGCCTTATCGGATTACGGAAAAGGATTTTTAACTAACACTTTACTCACCGCTATCATTGAATATGCTAAGCAGCTGAGTATCCCAGTGATCACCGACCCTAAAGGAAGGGATTTTGCTAAGTATATCGGCACGACCATTATTAAGCCGAATCTAACAGAAGCTTATGCTGCTGCAAATTTATCCTTAGCCACTCCTCTTGAAACAGTTGCTGAGAAGCTTCTCCATCAAATAGAAGCAGAGGTGCTCCTCATCACTCGCTCTGAGGCAGGAATTTCTATTTTTGAGAGAAAAGGAGAGCGTCAAGATTTCCCTGTGCGCGTACATGAAGTCAAAGATGTGACGGGTGCAGGTGATACCGTTTTAGCTATGTTGGCCTATGCAATTGCCAACAAGCTTACCTTAGCGGAAGCCGCTCAATTAGCGAACGTAGCAGCTGGAATTGCTATTGAGCATTTAGGCTGTGCGCGCGTGACACTCAAGCAGCTAGCTAGCCGTCTGCTAAAATATGATGGAGAAAACAAGGTGTTCGATGAAGAGCATATCTTTGCATTACAGCAAGCTCTAAAGGGACAAAAAATCACTATCATCAATGTGTCTGGAGCGGAGGGCTTAACTCCTACTATCTTCCAGGCGATTAGGAAGATTGCTCATCAAGATCATCTAAAGTTGCTTGTCTATATTCGTGATGAAAAGCCTTCAGAGGACTTTATCAATATCTTAGCTTCTTTACAAGAAGTAGAGTTTATTATTTTAGCCACGAGCAGCTTAAATAACTTCTGCCAACTGCTTAAGCCACAAGAACTTCATCTGATTGAGAATGTATATGTAGGCTAA
- the rfaD gene encoding ADP-glyceromanno-heptose 6-epimerase, with amino-acid sequence MKAFSDQYIIITGGAGFIGSGVVRHLNDRGISNLILVDDLGVSEKWKNLVGKCFIDILDKSQLLTWMVGREDAIKAFIHLGACSSTLERDASYLLENNYRYSVKLAEYALTHGQRFIYASSAATYGDGTQGFLDNENLLESLQPLNMYGYSKHLFDLWLKNQKVLNKVVGLKYFNVFGPNENHKGQMASAIVRLLPAARHENVVRLFKSSEPSKYPDGGQKRDFVYIKDVARMTCAFLFNKVNGIYNIGSGNASTWNELAASVFKAIHKPVKIEYVNMPEELVGKYQNYTCADMTKTRQALQEQAASLPLEAAVEDYICNYLIPGKTW; translated from the coding sequence ATGAAAGCATTTAGCGATCAGTACATTATCATCACCGGAGGCGCTGGCTTTATTGGCTCGGGCGTAGTACGGCATTTAAATGATCGAGGAATCTCTAATTTGATTCTCGTCGATGATCTAGGCGTTTCTGAGAAATGGAAAAATCTAGTGGGCAAATGTTTTATAGACATTTTGGATAAAAGTCAGTTGTTAACATGGATGGTAGGGCGCGAAGATGCCATTAAAGCTTTTATTCATTTAGGAGCCTGCAGTAGCACTTTAGAAAGGGATGCCAGCTATCTTTTGGAAAATAACTACCGCTATAGTGTTAAGCTAGCTGAATATGCGTTAACCCATGGCCAACGCTTTATCTATGCTTCTTCGGCTGCAACTTACGGGGATGGCACACAAGGATTTTTAGATAATGAAAATCTATTAGAGAGCCTGCAACCGCTTAATATGTATGGCTATTCTAAGCATCTTTTTGACTTATGGTTAAAAAATCAGAAAGTCTTGAATAAGGTGGTAGGTTTAAAGTATTTTAATGTTTTTGGACCCAATGAAAATCACAAAGGTCAGATGGCTTCAGCCATTGTGCGCCTGTTGCCTGCGGCCCGACATGAAAATGTCGTGCGGCTTTTCAAATCTTCTGAGCCCAGTAAATATCCTGATGGGGGACAAAAACGCGATTTTGTCTATATTAAAGATGTGGCTCGCATGACTTGCGCTTTTCTTTTTAACAAAGTCAATGGAATTTATAATATCGGTTCAGGAAATGCTAGTACTTGGAATGAATTAGCTGCTTCTGTTTTTAAGGCTATCCATAAGCCTGTTAAGATAGAATATGTAAATATGCCTGAGGAGCTGGTAGGTAAATACCAGAATTATACATGTGCTGATATGACAAAAACCCGCCAAGCTCTTCAAGAGCAGGCCGCTTCCCTACCTTTAGAGGCTGCTGTGGAAGATTACATCTGTAACTACTTAATTCCCGGGAAAACATGGTAA
- the ispE gene encoding 4-(cytidine 5'-diphospho)-2-C-methyl-D-erythritol kinase → MLTLLAPAKINLFLKVLNHRSDGYYNLASLIQTINLHDTLHFALGSQDVLMCEHPSLSKDSSNLITAATHLFRKKTGLNFGLKVVLEKNIPMQSGLGGGSSNAATTLWALNQLHGFPVPLEQLIEWSSEIGSDVPFFLSQGTAYCTGRGEVLRFLNPLPLQRLWIAKPYEGLSTPLVFKQLDVTKISSYDPEVVLQSFFSNQPFYFNDLEGPAFELNPYLKTVKEELLRSGYETVSMTGSGTAFYCLGRVAPPIIPQVTFYPATFINRPADRWYPFDSARD, encoded by the coding sequence ATGCTTACTCTTTTAGCGCCTGCTAAAATTAATCTTTTTTTAAAGGTTCTAAATCATCGCTCAGATGGATACTATAATCTTGCTTCCCTTATTCAAACGATTAATCTTCATGATACCCTTCATTTTGCCCTAGGAAGCCAAGATGTGCTCATGTGTGAACATCCTAGCCTTTCTAAAGATTCTTCCAATTTAATTACAGCAGCTACACATCTTTTTAGGAAGAAAACGGGCTTAAATTTTGGTTTAAAGGTCGTTTTAGAAAAGAATATTCCCATGCAATCAGGGCTAGGAGGTGGCAGTAGCAATGCCGCAACCACACTATGGGCTCTCAATCAATTGCATGGCTTTCCTGTTCCTCTAGAGCAGCTAATAGAATGGTCGAGTGAAATAGGATCCGATGTTCCTTTTTTTCTATCTCAAGGAACAGCTTACTGCACAGGAAGAGGTGAAGTACTTCGTTTCTTAAATCCCTTACCTCTTCAGCGCTTGTGGATAGCCAAACCTTACGAAGGATTATCTACTCCTCTGGTATTTAAGCAACTCGATGTGACTAAAATATCTTCCTATGACCCAGAAGTAGTGCTACAAAGCTTTTTTTCTAATCAGCCTTTTTATTTTAACGATTTAGAAGGACCTGCTTTTGAACTAAACCCTTATTTAAAAACAGTTAAAGAAGAGCTGCTACGAAGTGGATATGAGACCGTCTCAATGACTGGCAGTGGGACAGCTTTTTATTGTTTGGGCCGTGTTGCTCCTCCCATCATTCCTCAAGTTACCTTTTATCCTGCAACTTTCATCAACCGTCCTGCAGACAGATGGTACCCTTTTGATTCTGCGCGCGATTAA
- the rplI gene encoding 50S ribosomal protein L9, producing MANKLLLLKDIEALGRSGDIVGVKPGYARNFLLPQGMAVVADKKALRMQARLQEERQKKATLDRQESDELATKLEGQNITTIVKVDHEGHMYGSVSTGDIAELLEQQMSITLDKRSLQLKHAIKVTGVHKISVKLKEGVQASFSLTIEPEGKAALPKEESVTKSK from the coding sequence ATGGCAAATAAATTGCTGTTGCTCAAGGACATCGAAGCGCTGGGGCGTAGTGGAGATATTGTTGGGGTTAAACCAGGCTACGCACGTAATTTCTTACTGCCGCAAGGAATGGCAGTTGTTGCAGATAAGAAGGCTTTGCGCATGCAAGCTCGTCTGCAAGAAGAACGTCAGAAAAAAGCGACTCTTGATCGCCAAGAATCTGATGAGCTTGCCACTAAGCTGGAAGGTCAGAATATTACTACAATCGTTAAGGTAGATCATGAAGGACATATGTATGGTTCTGTAAGTACTGGAGATATTGCTGAGCTTTTGGAACAGCAGATGTCAATCACTTTGGACAAACGTAGCCTTCAACTCAAGCATGCTATTAAGGTAACCGGCGTGCATAAAATTAGCGTAAAGCTTAAAGAAGGTGTTCAAGCTTCTTTTAGTTTAACCATTGAACCTGAAGGTAAAGCTGCTCTTCCTAAGGAAGAAAGCGTTACAAAGTCTAAGTAA
- the rpsR gene encoding 30S ribosomal protein S18, whose amino-acid sequence MGQRFSEPGDFRSKKRKRCPFIAAGIKHIDYKDINTLSRFITERGKILPRRITGVSAYYQKHLTNAIKRARHMALLPFVAEV is encoded by the coding sequence ATGGGTCAAAGGTTCTCTGAGCCAGGCGATTTCCGTTCGAAGAAACGTAAGCGTTGTCCATTTATAGCTGCTGGTATTAAACATATCGACTATAAAGATATTAATACTCTCTCTCGCTTTATTACCGAAAGAGGTAAAATACTGCCAAGGCGCATTACAGGCGTTTCTGCATATTATCAGAAACATCTGACAAACGCGATTAAAAGAGCACGTCACATGGCCCTATTGCCTTTTGTGGCAGAAGTTTAA
- the rpsF gene encoding 30S ribosomal protein S6: MSQKPKNLYEGMYIISATLSDDARHKALDRIQKGITEREGSILKIHDQGRRRLAYEIDGHREGHYFVIYFEVIPAAISELWQEYHLNEDLVRFITLQADKVMEKIEFKPLLEESA, translated from the coding sequence ATGAGTCAAAAACCTAAGAACCTTTACGAAGGAATGTATATCATCAGCGCTACCTTAAGTGATGATGCTCGTCATAAAGCGCTCGATAGAATTCAAAAAGGAATTACAGAGCGTGAAGGGTCGATTTTAAAAATTCACGATCAGGGTCGCCGCCGGCTGGCCTATGAAATTGATGGACATCGTGAAGGGCACTATTTCGTGATTTATTTTGAAGTAATTCCCGCCGCTATTTCTGAGCTTTGGCAGGAATATCATCTTAACGAAGACCTCGTCCGCTTTATCACACTCCAAGCGGATAAAGTTATGGAAAAAATTGAATTTAAACCTTTATTGGAAGAAAGCGCATAA
- the pth gene encoding aminoacyl-tRNA hydrolase — MHRLFVGLGNPGKKYELTRHNIGFMVLQEWALNLGVPFKEKPQLQGWIAKTAWNETTIHLLMPTTYMNGSGQAVRRYMDYVKLVPDNLVVIVDDVALPYGHMRLRTEGGAGGHNGLKSIEAYLGTQRYTRLRMGIGDHGSGSLADYVLDNFTPEEQKVLPTYIKQAVDVLKQLMNESITEVMKTVNKQPQ, encoded by the coding sequence ATGCATCGCCTCTTTGTAGGACTAGGGAATCCAGGTAAAAAATATGAGCTAACAAGGCACAACATTGGATTTATGGTTTTACAAGAGTGGGCTTTAAACCTGGGAGTGCCCTTTAAAGAAAAGCCTCAGTTGCAGGGTTGGATAGCTAAAACTGCTTGGAACGAAACGACAATACATCTATTGATGCCCACCACTTATATGAATGGAAGTGGTCAAGCAGTGCGTCGATACATGGATTATGTGAAGTTAGTACCAGATAACCTTGTTGTCATTGTGGATGATGTGGCATTACCATATGGGCACATGCGCCTAAGGACAGAAGGGGGAGCTGGTGGACACAATGGCTTAAAAAGCATAGAAGCCTATCTAGGTACGCAAAGGTATACTAGGTTAAGGATGGGGATAGGAGACCATGGAAGCGGTAGCCTAGCTGACTATGTGCTGGATAATTTCACCCCTGAAGAGCAAAAAGTTCTTCCCACTTATATCAAGCAAGCTGTTGATGTACTTAAGCAGCTAATGAATGAAAGCATCACTGAGGTGATGAAAACAGTTAATAAACAGCCTCAATAG